The DNA segment CCCATAGTGGTGCACTTAAGCAAGAACTTGAAAAGATCACACTTTTTACACCGCTTGGCTGTGTTAAGCAATAGGCAGCAGCAAGGGTGGTTCCCCAGGAATGACCGAGAATATGGACCACATCGAGATTTAAGGCCTGTCTTACTTGTCCTAATTCTTTCACGAATCGTTCCATACGCCAAAGTGAGGTATCTATTGGTCTGTCCGACCTTCCACATCCTAGTTGATCATATAAGATAACTGGTCTGTCCTCTGCTAGTGCTTTCAGTCCTTGAAGCGAATAGGAGGAAGATCCTGGTCCCCCGTGTAAAATAATAACTGGCGTACCTGGTGCGCTTTCATTAAATATTTGTACCCATACTTTCCCCCCAGTTACTTCAATGAATCTCTCTTCACCCATCATGATTTCCCCTTTAGATAGTTGGTTTGTTGTTTCCATTATATAGTATTATAAATAAAAATGCCTACCCCTCGCTTTGTACCGAGAGATAGGCTTGCTTTTATTATTTCATCTTCCAAATGGCTGCGATATTGGCAGCTGTTCTTTCTACGTATTCTGCTGCATGTTCGAAGGCGTCTTCAAGTAAAACAACACCAGGAACAATACTAAAAATAGCATCAATTCCATAATCATGAACAACTTGACTCTCTTTTCCGAGGTTTCCGGCAATTCCAATCACAGGTACATCATACTTTTTAGCTGTTTTTGCTACGCCAATTGGTGTCTTGCCAAAAATAGTTTGATGATCAATTTTTCCTTCACCCGTGATGACCAAATCAGCATCTCCTACCGCTTTGGAAAGAGAAGTTGCCTCAATCACGATGTCGACACCACGTTTTAATACGGACGGTAAGAAGGCTAACAATCCTCCTCCAAGCCCACCAGCGGCTCCTGCTCCTGATACTTCTTTAATATTTTTTCCAAGTTCACGTTCAATAACGGAAGCATAGTGGTCAAGATTACAATCCAATTGCTCTACCATTTCCGGTGTCGCTCCTTTTTGCGGACCAAAAATAGCAGAAGCTCCTCTTTCTCCTGTTAATGGATTATCTACATCACAGGCAACCTCAATTTTAATATTCTCTAAACGTGAATCTAATTGAGCTAAGTCGATTGAAGCTAACTTACCAAGCGCCCCACCGCCTTCTCCAATTTCCATCCCATTCTTATCGAATAATCCCACACCAAGGGCTTTAGCCATCCCTGCACCACCGTCATTAGTAGCACTTCCACCGATTCCAATAATGATATGAGTGGCACCATAATCAAGAGCAGCTGATATTAGTTCTCCTGTTCCTCTCGTTGTGGTAATTAACGGATTTCGTTTCTCTCTTGGAACGAGGTGTAACCCAGAAGCTGCCGCCATTTCAATTACTGCCGTACGTTTATTACCAAGCATTCCGAAAAACGCTTCGGCTGGTTCTCCTAGAGGGCCCGTGACAGTTTTGCGGATAATTTCTCCACCGGTTGCATCAACAAGAGATTGAACACTCCCTTCTCCACCGTCTGCCATCGGTATTTTTACATACTCTGCATTTGGAAAATGATACTTAAAGCCTTTTTCAATTGCCTCAGCTACCTCAAGAGCTGAGAGGCTTTCTTTAAATGAATCAGGTGCAATAACTATCTTCATCTCGATCCCTCTCCTGTCAATTACATTGGTTGATGTGAAAAGAGGAGTGTTTGCGCTCCTCTTTTGCACATGTATCTATCCGAAAAAGTGAAACACTCCATAAATCAAGGTTGAAATAATCGCCATGGTTAAACCAACTAGCGTTTCATAAGGAATAACTTTCAAACGTTCTTTGATTTCCATGTTTACGCTTCCGCCAGTTGCGTGGAAAAAGCTTCCGTGTGGCAGGTGATCTAATACGGTAGCACCTGCATGAATCATAGCTGCACCAGCAATAGCTGATACACCCATACCTAAAATCGTGCCACTAAACACTTGGCTCGCCACTGCTGTTCCTGCAGTAGTGGACGCAGTTGCTGCTGACATGAAAATACCTGATACTGGAGCAAGTACATAGCCTGGGAGTCCTAGTGCATTTAAACCTTCGATTAACAAGTCCTTCAAACCAGAATTAGCAATAATTCCTGCGAGTGTTCCTGTTCCAAGTAACATAATCGCAACACCTGACATTTTTCCTAAGCCAGAAACAGCATACTCATTGATTTTTCTTCCTCTACCCATGACCAATGCACCAATAATCCCTCCAATTGGTAGAGCAATCATCGGATCAATGCTGATATCAAACAGTGGTCTTAATGCTAATAAAATTATGGTTATAAGTGGAGCAACGATCGCTGGTAAAAAGAGCGGAAGTTTTCCTCCATTGTGTGTTTGAATTTCAATATCTTTAATAGCTGATCCTTTTTTCACTAGCTTTTTCGCTATAAAATAAGTAATGGTTAACCCAACAATGGCAGGGATAATACCCGCCGCCATAATGGATGTCAAGGGAACCTTAAAGGCATCCGATGCGGCGATGGCATTGGGATTTGGTGACATGAGGTTACCTGCCTTACCGCCACCAATCATAGCAAACAAGATCGCAGTTTTCGAAATGCCCGCTCTTTTCGCAATCGCAAGGGCAATAGGTGATACAGTGATAACGGCTACATCGATGAAAACTCCAACAGCTGTTAAAATCAAGGTAGCTACCGCTAGGGCAAGTAGAGCTCTTGTTTCACCTAATTTTTTGACGATTGTCTCTGCAATAACCGCAGCTGCTCCCGATTCAATTAATACACCGGCAAGAATACCAGCAGCTAAGATTCGTAGTACAGCTGGAATAATGCCTTTCGCACCTTCCATCATTAAGGTTACGGTATTAGTAATATCTACCCCACCAATTAGTCCGCCGATTAACGCTCCAGCGATCATGCCATAGGCAGGAGAAACCTTTTTCAAAATTAAAATAATAGCTATTACAAGTGCACAAATAGCTCCTAAAGCGCTTACTTGAATATTTGCATCCATTTGTAAATCCCTCCTTGGTTGTCTGTATACTCATTGTAAGCGTTTGCTACAGCGTTTTCATTGGGCAAACCATCAAAAAAAAGACCCATTTCAATCAGGTCTTTTGTTCATTTGCACAATTACTTTATCAACACTTGAATAACAGATAAGTAAATTTCGAGCAAATCCTTAATCTTTCTCGGGTCCTTCCCTGTTATTTCAGTTATCTTATCCAGCCGATATCTTAATGTATTTCGATGAATGAATAACTTTCCTGTAATATTATGTACATCCCCGTTTTCCTCAATAAACGCCAATAACGTTTCAACCAATTCCCCTTTTTTATCATTCTCTTGTAGGGTTCGATAATAATTTTGTAGTTCTTCCCCAATTCCAAGATTCTTTGCTCTTGTTAGCAGGACAGGAATTTTATAATCATCATAAAAATAAATCATTTTTACCGGATCAATACGCTCACCAACAAATGAAGTTTCAACAGCCTCACGATAGGAATCGGCAATTCCTTTTAATTCAGGATGATAGTTTCCGATACTAAGTTTACTGTGTAACCCCAGATATTTAACAGTTGCTTCAGTCCATTTCTCTAGTTCACTCCTAATCCTAACTACATTCTGGCTCGTAACTTTTTTAAGAAGAATCAAATAATCTGGATGCATGACTAATAAATCTTCCTTATCCAATCGGTCGCGTAAAGTCTTGAATACCTTCGCCCTGTCCTTAGCTGTTACAATCACAGCAAGACGCGGGATATCCAAATTGATTCCTAAGCGGCGAACTCTTTCAAAATAGAGAGAATTGAGGTTTTCTGTTCCATGCAGAAGCTGGCTAATTAATTCTTCCTTCAAGCGTTCATCCCACTGCATTTGATCGATTAAAACAGCCTGTTGCAGAATCATTTCCGCTGCCATTTTTACCAGTTCCCCGTAGTTACGAATCTCTTCAGGAGCTCCAGTAATTCCAATAACACCTACCACCTGATTATTAAAATTAATCGGAAGGTTGATTCCTGCTTTCACTCCATGTAGCCCTTTTGTATCGTGTTCCTCGATTTCAAATTCCTTTTGGTTTTCAATAACACGCAGAGCCCCTTCATGAATGGAATCAATTCGAGTTGGATCTCCTGAGCCAATAATAATCCCTTTATCATTCATGACATTAATATTTCGCTTAATAATTTTCATCGTTCGATCGACGATTTCCTGAGCCAATGCTTGATCTAAAAATTTCATGATGCTGTCCTCTCCATTTTTTACGATACCTCTATTATAACTTCAGTCTTGTAAAAGGCATATTTTTCATACCTTACTTGATAAAAATAAGATACTTTACAAATAATAAAGTGAATTCATTTATAGAAAAGTTTTGCGTGGTGGATGATCCTATTTTGGGGATCGATTTTGCTCAATCAATCGTTAGTTGGAAATTGATTTCCATGTTTTGTAGAATACAACTTCAATTTTGTAGAATAAATCAATTTTTTGTAGAATTCCACTCTTAATTTGTAGAATAATCCTCAATCTTCCTCTGAAACTTTTATAATTGGAAGGTAATTACCAAGTTTTGTAGAATTCACCCGTAATTTTGTAGAATTACTTGAAATTTTGTAGAATTCGTCCTTGTATTTGTAGAATTCCTCTTCTAGCGCACCGAAATTCCAGCTAAACTAGTCTCAAATAAAAAATGTAAAAAAAAATCCACATAACATTTTTCTGTTATTTCCGTTTACCCTGTCCGAAGTACGGGGCAAAGTATTTTTTTAATGAAAGCAATAATGGTCATTATTTAATTTTTGTTAATTGGAGAGGAGATTTATCTGATAGTTAACAAAGCTATACCAAAAAAAGCATCCCAATAAATGGGATACCTTCTTAGTTAATTTATTCAATCCCTGGAAACCAACCTGGTGAATGGATAATTGCTTGCCAGAGTGGATCAGGGATAACCAGTTCCTGCTGCTTATCTTTATCTATTTTTGTAACAATTTCGTCTTCCCTGCCATCCGCTACCTTTTGCACCCAATCAGGATCAATAATGATTTCGCGTCCTAATGCAATTAATGGCACTCCCGTTTGAATTGCTTGTATTGCATCATCCACGGTATAAATCGAGCCCACTCCAATAACAGGAACCTGATCACCAACCCGTTCTTGAATAATTTCAATTCGAGAGCGAGTATCGTCCACCCCACGTCTTGGCTTGGACCAAAAATCCTGAAGGGAAACGTGTAAATAATCAAGATCTTTTTTAGCTAATGCATCAATTAAAACCAATGTATCTGCCATCGTAATCCCAGGTGTTTCTGCCTCTTCAGGTGAGAAGCGATAGCCAATCAAAAACGGTCCGGTTGTATGTTCCGCGGCTACTCTCTTAACTTCGTCGACAACAGCGAGCGGAAACGTAAGTCGTTTCTCCAAACTTCCTCCCCATCGATCTTCACGATGATTCGAATGTGGAGAAAAAAATTGTTGAATAAGGTATCCGTTTGCTCCGTGAATTTCTACCCCATCGTACCCCGCTTCTATTGCCCGACGAGTAGTCTCACCAAAGTCATTTATAATGGATTCTACTTCCTGATCCGTTAATTCCCTTGGAACTGGTTTCCCTTCACCTTCGGAAGGAACAGCACTTGCGCTAACCACATCCCCATTCGGAACTAATTCAGGTGGCACTTGGCGGCCACCGTGAAATATTTGCAGAATCGCTTTTGCACCTTGGTCCTTAATCCCTGAAGCCAGCTGTCGAAGGCTCGGAATCAATTCATCACGGTCTCCCCCAAATTCCCCGTGAAACCCTTTCCCATTTTCTGTAACATATGTGCAAGCAGTAATAACCATACCCACACCTGCAGAACGTCTTGCATAATAATTAACTTCAGCATCTGTGACAGTCCCATCCGGGTTGGATGAGAAATTGGTCATAGGAGCCATCACGATCCTATTCTTCAACGAAACATTACTCCGAAACGTAAACGACTCAAATAATGCACTATACTTAGAATTCATGATCAATGTCCCTCCAGCTTTTAAAATCATCGATACATTCTTTCGACCACGCTATAGTTTGCCGTTTTTATTTCGTGCTCATTCTAATGAGTTATGAAACACCTGTAATTTTCCTAGCGTTTTTGCTTTTTAATATAAAAGAGAACGATGCTCACCACTAACCCAACAGCTGAGAAAAATAAAGCGATACTCGAAAAAGCGAGGACATACGCATTTAATTCTGCAATTTTCACAATCATTCCGTAGCTATTGAGTTTGAATACAGCCGCTATAACATTGATCAATAAAAGAATGAAATAAATGGTTAATAGTCCCTTTGCAGCTCCCTCAATATCCGCTTTACTTAGTGCAATATGTGAAGAAATACTAATCCCTACTATTAAAAAAATCCAGAATAGCGGATTGATTATATTTTCAAGTGTAAAGAGGTTCTTACTAATTGCTAGTATGGCTCCTGTTAAAATCCGTATAAATGTAAAATCAATTTTTTCTAAAGTAACGTGCAGTTGTATTTCCTTAACAAAGGCCTTATACGTTTCCGGTACTAAGAAGTACATAAATAAAATTAAAGAACCAATCCCACTAAAAATGGGTCCTAGGCCAATAAAGAAATTGCCAGCCTGTTGATACCAGCTGTTCCGGTTATATTGGTGCTCTACAAAACCTAGGATACCTGAAGGACTATTAAATTGCAGTAATTTAACCCTTGTGACGCGATGTCCCCAGATAAAACACTGAATTAGGTGACCAATTTCATGAATAGGAGTTCCAATCCATGCGGTAAACAAAACTCCTCTTGGGCCAAACGCTCTTATAAGAAACGAATTCGAATACCTTTCCAAAATCCCTAAAACTACTCCCACAGCCATGATGACACCGAAGAGATAAACCAACTCAACAAAACTAATTAGAAGTGTATGTATAAATGATAATAGGATATTCATGTCTATCCTTAATCCTTTCGCTGACTCTCTATCCATCCATGTTATACCATAGGAAAGAAAAACATTCACAGCTAAAACCCTTAAGATAAATATTTTAGGAAAAATAACCTTTACCTATCACCCAATAGTGCGTCGATTCCCTGATATCCAAAATATAAACCAAATACGATTAACGATGCCCCGGATACAATAGAAATAGCAATTAGACTTTTCACATTTAATAATCTTCGGAACCCTGTCGTCAGTGCTGCAACAAACACGTCCCAAAAAGTGAGCCCAAGAAATATCATACTACTATAAATTAATAATGACTCCGTCCCGTTTGTTTGAGCTGTTTTGGCCAAGACCGATCCATAAATCCCTAACCAAAACAAAATGGATAAAGGGCTAGTTATCGACATAATGAATCCAGTTAAAAAACACTTAAATAGTGAGTCCTTCTGTCTACTATACGAAAGAGATATGGTATTTGCATTCTTAATACTTTCAATCCCTGAATAAATTAAAACAAACCCTCCGAATAACCAAAGGAAGATTTGAACAACTGGAATCCCTAAAAATTGGACCATTCCTAAATAGACCAAAAGCATAAAAACTCCATCTGCAATCATGGATCCAGCACCCACAATCCATGCATGCCAAAAACCATTTTTTATCCCTTTATCCAACCGAGCAGAATTCACTGGTCCAATTGGTGCTGCTAAGGTAAATCCCAAGATAATATAGCTAATTAATATACTAGTACTCAACAATAAAGCCACCCCTACCACACGGTAATATCAACTTGTACATTTTATGTAGAAAATACAAAGTCATGTCCAAAAAGTGATAAGAACGTAAAAAACCAAATCCTTGTATATATGGATTTGGCTTTTTCCTATTGTTAGTTATAGATAAGGTATCTCTCACTTATAGCTGCAGGCGCAACCGATTACCACGGATATTCGCCTTCCTTTTGTTTATCCGTTTTCGAAAAATATGCTGGTTGATAATGAGGAACAAATTTTCGGGTATTCGCGTTAATAAACCCTGAGCCATAGGTTGGGTCTTCTGCCTGCCAGACACCATTTAGCAGGACTTCATTCCATGCGTGGTTTTCACCGTAAGACACTTTCGTTTTAATCCCTACCGCACGGTGTAGCGCAGCACTTAAATGCGCATATCCTGAACAAAGAACATTACGAGATTGATAGGCTTGCAGTGAAGTATACATAGGTGGATTGGTTGAATTAACAAGTGGTGCATTATAAGCAACATTTTTCGCTACCCAGGAAAAAATAGCTTTAGATTTCTCTACATCCGTTTTTTTGCCATTAGTTATATTTTGTGCGAGCGCGACTAGACCCGGGTCTTTGCTCTGTACCATAAAGCTTGGTAATAAATAAGGATCACCATCCGTTAAATGGTATTGAGCATAACCGAGAACCCGTTCTGGGTCATCTTCTTTGCCGTTATAATACTCATCCAAATTGATAATAACATCTCCAACTGTATAGGAAAGCGGATATTCATATTGAATCTTCCCTTTTTTAAAAGGAACCTTTATCGTTGTTTTCTTATCTGCCCGCTGTTCTTGAATATATAAAATGACCCCATCTGCCTGATTGTATTTTCCATAGGGTGTTGGTTTTCCTGAAACCACTAATTTTCCGCTCTCTACCGTTACCAGATAAGTTTGGATTTCAGTAGCCTGATATTTCCCATCAGTAGCTGTAGTTGGAACCGACGATGTTGCCGCCTGTTCATCAACGGTTTCCTGATTTGTTACCTGCGGTAAACTCGGAGCACTCTCAAGTTGTGATTCCTCTTTCAACGGAGAATCAAGGTAGTCTAAGAAATTTTTCACTTGATCATTTGAAGGAAGAAGGTCTTTTTGCCCAAGATAAAAAAAAGCATATGCCCCTAGAAAAAGAACGATGAGTTTTTTCAACGATCAAACACCTCAGCTTTCTACTAGCTATAAGTCTATTTTTCTATATATTCGAGTCGTTGGCAACTTTTTAGGAGGGCCTACGCTCAATTTGGTATAATATTTTACATAAGAAGAACGTAAAAAGAGGTGCATCATGAAGAAAACAATAGGTATGTTTGCGCATGTGGATGCAGGAAAAACCACATTGGCAGAGCAGCTTCTTTTTCATACGAAAGCGATTAGACAAAGAGGTCGTGTAGACCATAAGGATACCTTTCTCGATACACATGAAATAGAGAAACAAAGAGGCATTACCGTATTTGCAGACCAGGCTAAATTTACTTTTAATCAATCAGACTATTATCTGATAGACACTCCGGGCCATGTGGACTTTTCACCTGAAATGGAACGAGCCATTCAGGTAATGGATTATGCAGTAATCATTATTAGTGCCGTTGAGGGGATCGAGGGTCATACCGAGACAGTTTGGAGACTTTTACAAAAACATCAAGTTCCAACATTCTTCTTTATCAATAAAACAGACCGAGTAGGTGCGGATGTGCTCAGGGTCAAGGAAGAAATTCGAAACAATTTAACACTAGATGTATGTGATATAACCGAGACTCTGAACGAAAAGGAAATGAAAGAGGAATTAATTGAATTTTTAGCCGAACGAGATGAGACACTTTTGGAAAAATATATGGAAACCGGTTATCAGCCAGATATTTGGCTGGAAACAATGAGGACAATGATAAACGGAAACGAACTCTATCCGTGTGCATACGGCTCTGCATTGCAAGACATCGGTGTGGAGAGCTTTCTTAGAAAAATGGACTTATTAACCTCGACGAATTATGATCATCATTTACCCTTTGCAGGTAGAGTCTATAAGATACGCTATGATGACAAAGGTACAAGGATTACGTTTATAAAAGCTGTTAGCGGGACCCTTAAAGTTCGTGAAGAAGTGAGCTATGCTAATGCTGATGTCGTCCTTAGCGAAAAAATCACTCAGATTCGTATATACAATGGAAATAAATTTATCACCGTCGACCAGGTGTCTGCTGGTGAGATTTTCGCCGTGACAGGACTTTCATCCGCTCGTGCTGGGGATGGTTTAGGAGCATTAAAGGAAAAAGCCGTTTACGAAATGAGTTCTGCGCTAAAATCCAGGGTCATCTTTGACCCTTCAATACACGTAAAAGAGGTATTACGGTACTTCCATATTTTAGATGCAGAAAACCCCTCATTAAATGTTACGTGGGAGGAACGATCACAGGAAATTCACATTCGGGTCATGGGTACAATCCAGCTAGAGGTGTTAAAGCAATTAGTTAAGGAACGGTTTCACTTGGATGTCCAATTTGGGGAACCAGAAATATTATACAAAGAAACGGTTGAGTCTGTAGTTTGTGGGTATGGACATTTTGAACCGTTGGGCCATTATGCAGAGGTTCACCTTAAAATAGAGCCCGCAGATAGAAATAGCGGTATTTCTTTTGAGATTGTGTGCCATACGGATGATTTACCCGTTGGAACCCAAAACCTTATACGGCATCACCTTTATGAGCGGGATCACCATGGATTGTTAACGGGTTCTCCTCTTACGGATGTGAAAATCACTCTTTTGACAGGGCGGGCCCACAATAAGCATACCTCTGGTGGCGACTTTAGAGAGGCTGCCTACCGCGCTTTACGACAAGGTTTGGAAAAAGCTGCAAATGTGCTGTTGGAACCTTTCTATGCTTTTAAAATGAAACTAGAATTAGATCAACTAGGTAAGATTTTAACTGATATACAAAATGCACATGGTACCTTTGATGTCCCTCTTACAGAAGGGAACAAGGCTATTCTAACTGGTAAAGTTCCTGTTGCTACATTTATGAACTATGGCCCGGAATTTGCTTCGATTACACAAGGAAAAGGCACATTGAACCTAGTGTTTGGCGGTTATTACCCTTGTCACAATCCCAACCAGGTAATGGAGAGAATTAACTACAACAAGGACGCAGACCCAGACTATTCTTCGTCATCCATTTTTTGCTCAAAGGGACAAGGCTATTCTGTACCTTGGGATCAAGCGGAAGCGGAAATGCATTGTTTGTAGGAACAGCTGGCCTACTGGGTAAGCAATTAAATAAGGAGCGAATCTATTCGCTCCCCTTACATTGTTCTCTCCTTGCCGGAGTTCCCCTTTATGGCATGAACCACAAATGTTCCTAAAAACACAATAATTAAAATAGAAAAGAAAACAAATTCATCTAAATGATAGCCAAATGCAGAGGTAATCATTTTTATGGCGATAATAGCAATTAACACGAAAGCAGTAGTCTCAAATTCTGGTATCCTCTCAATTAAAGCAAGGAATAAATTGGCCACTCCGCGCATCAGTAAGATTCCTAATACTCCCCCAAGAAATAATACCCATTCCTGATTGGAAACACCGAATGCAGCGATGATACTATCCAAACTAAACGCAATATCCATTAACTCAACAGTTATCACGGTTTTCCAAAAACTCATTTTCTTATTTTGAACCTCGTCTTCTTCATCCTTCTTCATAAAGTTTTGAAACACAATCCAAAGTAGATAATGACCACCTACAATTTTGATCCACCCCACATTAATTAAGGTCACTCCAAGACCAATCGCTATGATTCTAAACAGATACGCACCGAAGATCCCATAGAAAAGAGCTTTCTTACGCTGCTTTTTTGGCAAATGCTTCACCAATACTGCAAGAACAAGCGCATTATCGGCGGATAATAACCCCTCAAGAATAACAAGAGAACCAATTACTCCCCAACTAGCGGGATTTGAAAAAACTTCTCGTAATTCATCTAATGAAAAGAATGTACTATAGCTATTCAGCAGTTCTAGTAGGAATTCCATTTTTTCTCCCTTTCATTCAATTTAGTAAATTGCAAAAGAAAGAAGGCTTGTCCCCATCACTTTCACTTCTTGCCTTCCACTATAAATGTATGTCTAGGAGATAGAGAAATGAACCAAAACTCATCTTAGCAAAAACAAATTTTAAAAAAGAAAGGAGTTTTCACTCTGGAAAAAGAACTATTATTTAGTTGATAATAGATTTTTAAAAGGATGTATTTTATGAAAACTTCTCCCACTCATATTAATTACCGCGACTTAATTCCAAGGCAAAAAGGGTTTGTCTTTAAGTTTGAAAAAAAAGAAGAACATTTTATCCATACATTTAGTGAGGGTGACTTTCTTACTACATTAGGAATTGACTCAACTTGGATTAAAGGAAAAACACTCTTTGATTTTTTACCAAAGGAAATTGCGAAACAGAAGAATGAATTTTATGAACAAGCGTGGAGAGGAACTCCAGTTAATTATGAAGGCCAAATGAATGGCTACTACTATATTGCCTCATTAAATCCGATGGTCGTTAACGGTCAAACAGTTGAAGTTAACGGAACAGCCATCGATATTACAACCGAAAAGGAAAACGAAATCAAGCTGAGGCAAATGGAGAAATTATCGCTCGTTGGTGAATTAGCAGCAGGAATTGCTCATGAAATCCGGAATCCCTTAACCTCAATAACAGGTTTTACACAGATTATTAATGAAAGTATTCAAGATCCTTCCTTAAAAGGTTACCTTGAAATTATGCTTGATGAATTGGAACGAATTAATAATATTGTTAGTGAGTTTATGTTTATAGCAAAACCAGCTGAAGGATTTATCTGTAAAGAGATTAATATTGGTACCTTAATCTCAAGTGTACTATTCTTCATGAAACCACAATTTAATATGAATAGCGTTAATATTACACTGGACTTTGACTCCTCCATTACTGCTTTTTGTGATCCGAATCAAATCAAACAGGTTTTAATCAACCTCCTACAAAATGCGGTTGAAGCAACATCTACTAATAAAAATATCGAAATATCGCTAAAAAACGAGAGTGAGAATTATTTTTCTATAAAAATAAGAGATTATGGCTCCGGCATTTCAAAAGAACGGCAGAAACGCTTATTCGAACCCTTCTATACGACGAAGGAAAAAGGAACAGGCTTAGGATTAATGGTATGTAAGCGAATCATAGAAAACCACCATGGAACAATCTACATCAAAACCCAACAAGGTGAAGGAACAGTGGTGACTATTTTACTTCCTAAAAAAATGAACAATTAAAAAAGGGCCATGGTTGGCCCTTTCTTATATTCTGAAGTTATGAAACAGCTTTGCGTCTTAAAATACGCTTCTGTCCATTGGTGTTCCAATAGGCCATTGTTGTTGCAGCTAGAAGTAAAACAGCTGTCACGATAAAGACAATTTGGATTGGAAAAATTCCGCCGATGAATCCTCCAAGGATTGGTCCTACCATTCCACCTATCTGGTTGGCTGTTTGGCTTAACCCAAACGCTCTTCCTCGGAAATCACTTTCTGTCGATGTAACAACCAGACCATTTAATGCCGGGTACACTGCGCAGAAAAATACGCCAAAAGCAAACCGAATAATGGAAAATCCCCAAATTTGGCTGAATATAATATGCGCCAGCATC comes from the Neobacillus sp. PS2-9 genome and includes:
- a CDS encoding TetM/TetW/TetO/TetS family tetracycline resistance ribosomal protection protein, with product MKKTIGMFAHVDAGKTTLAEQLLFHTKAIRQRGRVDHKDTFLDTHEIEKQRGITVFADQAKFTFNQSDYYLIDTPGHVDFSPEMERAIQVMDYAVIIISAVEGIEGHTETVWRLLQKHQVPTFFFINKTDRVGADVLRVKEEIRNNLTLDVCDITETLNEKEMKEELIEFLAERDETLLEKYMETGYQPDIWLETMRTMINGNELYPCAYGSALQDIGVESFLRKMDLLTSTNYDHHLPFAGRVYKIRYDDKGTRITFIKAVSGTLKVREEVSYANADVVLSEKITQIRIYNGNKFITVDQVSAGEIFAVTGLSSARAGDGLGALKEKAVYEMSSALKSRVIFDPSIHVKEVLRYFHILDAENPSLNVTWEERSQEIHIRVMGTIQLEVLKQLVKERFHLDVQFGEPEILYKETVESVVCGYGHFEPLGHYAEVHLKIEPADRNSGISFEIVCHTDDLPVGTQNLIRHHLYERDHHGLLTGSPLTDVKITLLTGRAHNKHTSGGDFREAAYRALRQGLEKAANVLLEPFYAFKMKLELDQLGKILTDIQNAHGTFDVPLTEGNKAILTGKVPVATFMNYGPEFASITQGKGTLNLVFGGYYPCHNPNQVMERINYNKDADPDYSSSSIFCSKGQGYSVPWDQAEAEMHCL
- a CDS encoding TerC family protein, with protein sequence MEFLLELLNSYSTFFSLDELREVFSNPASWGVIGSLVILEGLLSADNALVLAVLVKHLPKKQRKKALFYGIFGAYLFRIIAIGLGVTLINVGWIKIVGGHYLLWIVFQNFMKKDEEDEVQNKKMSFWKTVITVELMDIAFSLDSIIAAFGVSNQEWVLFLGGVLGILLMRGVANLFLALIERIPEFETTAFVLIAIIAIKMITSAFGYHLDEFVFFSILIIVFLGTFVVHAIKGNSGKERTM
- a CDS encoding ATP-binding protein, which produces MKTSPTHINYRDLIPRQKGFVFKFEKKEEHFIHTFSEGDFLTTLGIDSTWIKGKTLFDFLPKEIAKQKNEFYEQAWRGTPVNYEGQMNGYYYIASLNPMVVNGQTVEVNGTAIDITTEKENEIKLRQMEKLSLVGELAAGIAHEIRNPLTSITGFTQIINESIQDPSLKGYLEIMLDELERINNIVSEFMFIAKPAEGFICKEINIGTLISSVLFFMKPQFNMNSVNITLDFDSSITAFCDPNQIKQVLINLLQNAVEATSTNKNIEISLKNESENYFSIKIRDYGSGISKERQKRLFEPFYTTKEKGTGLGLMVCKRIIENHHGTIYIKTQQGEGTVVTILLPKKMNN